In Paenibacillus sonchi, a single genomic region encodes these proteins:
- a CDS encoding DUF4432 family protein encodes MNNKQINVLMLAQMQPDIPHALPGGGFVTLKLVTDRLGSQLHLLTVSNGRLIFTVILERGMDIGEIWMESEKISWERDERHLLHPEHVDLSDNEHSGWDSGFYAAVAAIGPEIFGTPDEVRTVHGTGSYSPALLESIRLVWDEQQICLEGSVPVRGYGTLPVYEKTIRIITNYGAAVLFREDTVRNLTDTAQPVDDGYHIQLSGAFISGGGSYVLPVTAKKMLLRDSAPPEKDPFAVYAAETRLDPIRCYQYVPEPVEGLSDLPQVRNYCAGAGEQELTAEMLVNTGNDAAAYVIRSLQCYPRSLLAKRAIEDCMYALEPCKTRPNSMKQKTIDGEIVYVGPRGQCTGWIILGATRDREEIDTLTHLIRSAAR; translated from the coding sequence TGTCACCCTGAAACTTGTTACAGACCGCTTGGGCTCACAGCTGCATCTGCTGACCGTATCCAATGGCAGGCTTATCTTTACTGTGATTCTTGAACGGGGGATGGACATTGGGGAAATCTGGATGGAGTCCGAGAAGATCAGCTGGGAGCGCGATGAGCGGCATCTGCTCCATCCGGAACACGTGGACCTGTCCGACAATGAGCATTCAGGCTGGGATTCGGGCTTCTATGCGGCTGTGGCTGCTATCGGTCCTGAAATTTTTGGCACCCCGGACGAGGTGAGAACGGTTCACGGGACGGGGTCTTATTCTCCCGCGTTGCTGGAATCAATACGTCTGGTCTGGGATGAGCAGCAGATCTGCTTGGAGGGCAGCGTTCCAGTGAGAGGATATGGAACGTTGCCTGTTTATGAAAAAACAATCCGGATCATAACGAATTACGGGGCAGCTGTGCTGTTCCGGGAAGATACGGTGCGGAATTTAACAGATACAGCTCAGCCTGTAGACGACGGTTACCATATCCAGCTGTCGGGGGCCTTTATATCTGGCGGCGGAAGTTATGTCCTGCCGGTTACGGCAAAAAAAATGCTGCTCCGCGACTCTGCTCCTCCGGAAAAGGACCCGTTCGCTGTCTACGCTGCTGAGACCAGGCTGGACCCGATCCGCTGTTATCAATATGTTCCTGAGCCGGTGGAGGGGCTGTCCGATCTGCCGCAGGTCCGCAATTACTGCGCTGGCGCAGGTGAACAGGAGCTGACGGCCGAGATGCTGGTGAACACAGGAAACGATGCCGCAGCCTATGTGATTCGTTCCCTGCAATGCTATCCCCGTTCACTGCTAGCCAAGAGGGCCATTGAGGACTGCATGTATGCTCTGGAGCCATGTAAGACCAGACCCAATTCCATGAAGCAAAAAACGATAGACGGCGAAATTGTCTATGTCGGACCCCGTGGCCAGTGTACCGGCTGGATCATCTTGGGGGCGACACGTGACCGGGAGGAAATTGACACCCTTACGCACTTGATCCGAAGTGCAGCAAGGTGA